The following proteins are encoded in a genomic region of Sorangiineae bacterium MSr12523:
- a CDS encoding tetratricopeptide repeat protein, with protein MTGRSRPHAKSIGTVLAAAALLSSAPVWAQKPPAERPGSLQQTVDKMAEARRRYRLGLDLYQDGNYDAARIEFERALQMAPSYKILYNIGLTYKQLNDYVQAQIALERYLFEGGSEIAADRRADVEKEITGLKGRIAHVNVKANVPRGTVQVDDVAVGELPLAEPLSVNPGRRKISITRPGFLPATKVVTIGSSETSNISLELSELPKSTILERKSNPWTVPTVVGWSATAAAGIATGILGALTLNAKHDQEEKLQSVGTSAEDRTNARDKTQTFATATDILGITTVVFAGVSTYFTVRLLSHTPEIGEAEKPKDVSRTEIRLVPAGPTGLGVVGSF; from the coding sequence ATGACTGGAAGATCCCGCCCTCATGCCAAATCGATCGGGACGGTGCTCGCCGCCGCGGCCCTCCTGAGCTCCGCCCCCGTGTGGGCGCAGAAGCCTCCGGCCGAGCGACCAGGTTCCCTGCAACAAACGGTCGACAAGATGGCCGAGGCGCGACGGCGCTATCGACTTGGTCTCGATTTGTATCAGGACGGCAACTACGACGCGGCACGCATCGAGTTCGAGCGCGCGCTGCAAATGGCCCCGAGCTACAAGATCCTCTACAACATCGGGCTCACGTACAAGCAGCTCAACGACTACGTGCAAGCGCAGATCGCGCTCGAGCGCTACCTCTTCGAAGGCGGCAGCGAGATCGCCGCCGACCGGCGCGCCGACGTCGAAAAGGAGATCACCGGCCTGAAAGGTCGCATCGCCCACGTGAACGTGAAGGCCAACGTGCCGCGCGGTACCGTGCAAGTGGACGATGTGGCGGTGGGCGAACTCCCGCTCGCGGAGCCGCTTTCGGTGAACCCGGGACGCCGCAAGATCTCCATCACGCGTCCGGGCTTTCTACCTGCCACCAAGGTGGTGACCATCGGCAGCTCGGAGACGTCGAACATCTCGCTGGAGCTGAGCGAGCTGCCCAAGTCGACCATCCTCGAACGAAAGTCGAATCCGTGGACCGTTCCCACCGTGGTGGGATGGAGCGCGACCGCGGCTGCCGGCATCGCCACGGGCATCCTCGGTGCGCTGACCTTGAATGCGAAGCACGATCAGGAGGAGAAGCTCCAATCGGTGGGCACGAGTGCCGAGGACCGCACCAACGCCCGCGACAAGACACAGACGTTTGCCACCGCAACCGACATCCTCGGGATCACCACGGTGGTCTTCGCGGGCGTGTCGACGTATTTCACCGTGCGATTGCTGAGCCACACGCCGGAAATCGGCGAAGCGGAAAAACCGAAGGACGTCTCCCGCACGGAAATCCGCCTCGTTCCTGCCGGCCCGACGGGCTTGGGCGTCGTCGGCTCGTTCTAG
- the gloB gene encoding hydroxyacylglutathione hydrolase — protein sequence MKITSIPCLSDNYAYLVECEATGEKVLVDASEAAPILAALEARGVRKLASIWSTHHHFDHVGGNEAVASALGVHEIAGHASDKGRIPGQTRFLEEGESFTVGGLRVEILHIPGHTTGAVAYVVTDKTARAVFTGDTLFLAGCGRLFEGTPAMMHTSLSKLAALPGDTQVYCGHEYTKSNLRFAAHVEPSNAAIRARAEHTESLRAAGTPTVPGTMSDELATNPFLRVRSPEIRKTLGIATDASDSDALGAIRGAKDKF from the coding sequence ATGAAGATCACGTCGATCCCCTGTCTGTCGGACAACTACGCGTACCTCGTCGAGTGCGAGGCGACGGGTGAGAAGGTGCTCGTCGATGCATCGGAGGCTGCGCCGATCCTCGCAGCGCTCGAGGCGCGCGGCGTCCGCAAGCTCGCCAGCATCTGGAGCACGCATCATCATTTCGATCACGTTGGCGGCAACGAAGCGGTGGCGAGCGCGCTCGGTGTGCACGAGATCGCGGGGCATGCTTCCGACAAGGGTCGCATCCCCGGGCAGACGCGCTTCCTCGAAGAAGGGGAGTCGTTCACCGTGGGCGGTCTCCGCGTCGAGATTCTGCACATCCCGGGGCACACCACGGGCGCCGTCGCCTACGTCGTGACCGACAAGACCGCGCGCGCCGTCTTCACCGGCGACACGCTTTTCCTCGCCGGATGCGGGCGCCTCTTCGAAGGCACACCCGCGATGATGCACACATCGCTCTCCAAGCTCGCCGCGCTGCCGGGCGACACACAGGTGTACTGCGGCCACGAGTACACGAAGAGCAACCTCCGCTTCGCCGCCCACGTCGAGCCGAGCAACGCCGCCATCCGCGCGCGTGCCGAACACACCGAATCACTCCGCGCCGCAGGCACCCCCACCGTCCCCGGCACGATGTCCGACGAGCTCGCGACCAACCCCTTCCTCCGCGTCCGCTCCCCCGAGATCCGCAAAACGCTAGGCATCGCCACCGACGCGAGCGACTCCGACGCCCTCGGCGCAATTCGGGGCGCGAAGGACAAATTCTAA
- a CDS encoding serine/threonine protein kinase, which produces MSSVWLPTVAGKYRLIFELGRGGMADLMLAVVQGPGGFNKLQVLKLLRPELAAEAEFCTMFLDEARLSARINHPNVAQTNEVGFDGERYFIAMEYLEGQSLDELTRRARAKHGNVPLSVTLRALADACAGLHFAHELKDFDGTPLNVIHRDVSPQNIFVTYDGITKLLDFGIAKAADSNIRTQVGTIKGKIAYMAPEQLLAVAPIDRRADIFAVGAILWRTITGKRMWAGANEMEILQSLANHKIPEPVALPGIPQALLVVCKKAIEPNPDDRYQTALELKEAIESVLASQQGGAYSDVSRFISELFVERRKEIALAIEARLSAPETSHVSGVPVLAPQSVSRIGSMVGTSATLSRTPERDSGAPDSIRVEVSGITPERKGRRWGVAATLALAVIGGGAAFVLRPNAVSTVPTTAARSMESAPPAAAVPPPTATNSAPAAKVETELLLDVAPSHAEVLIDDVRVFGKPARGVFPRDGQLHTIVAKADGYVPNVQQVAFDTSNIHLEISLEKERRPVAPPPAPAARPPVGKARPPAPSAPRPSGAPANGPAAPAASNSPEAPAPSSKPRGRVDPLDPGDPWEK; this is translated from the coding sequence ATGAGCTCGGTCTGGCTCCCCACTGTGGCTGGGAAGTATCGGCTCATTTTCGAGTTGGGACGCGGCGGCATGGCCGATTTGATGCTCGCCGTCGTCCAGGGCCCCGGCGGCTTCAACAAGCTGCAGGTCTTGAAGTTGCTTCGCCCCGAGCTCGCGGCCGAGGCCGAGTTCTGCACGATGTTCCTCGACGAGGCTCGGCTCTCGGCGCGCATCAATCACCCCAACGTCGCACAGACCAACGAGGTCGGCTTCGACGGCGAGCGGTACTTCATCGCCATGGAGTACCTCGAGGGGCAGAGCCTCGACGAGCTGACGCGCCGCGCGCGCGCCAAGCACGGCAATGTGCCGCTCTCCGTCACATTGCGGGCCCTGGCCGATGCGTGCGCAGGCCTTCACTTCGCGCACGAGCTGAAGGACTTCGACGGCACGCCGCTCAACGTCATCCACCGCGATGTCTCGCCGCAGAACATCTTCGTCACCTACGACGGCATCACCAAGCTTCTGGACTTCGGCATCGCCAAGGCGGCCGACTCGAACATCCGCACGCAGGTCGGCACCATCAAGGGCAAGATCGCCTACATGGCGCCCGAGCAGCTGCTCGCGGTAGCGCCCATCGATCGTCGGGCGGACATCTTCGCGGTGGGGGCCATCTTGTGGCGCACCATCACGGGAAAGCGGATGTGGGCCGGTGCCAACGAGATGGAGATCCTCCAGAGCCTGGCCAACCACAAAATCCCCGAGCCCGTCGCCCTTCCCGGCATCCCGCAGGCACTGCTCGTGGTGTGCAAAAAAGCCATCGAGCCCAATCCCGACGATCGCTACCAGACGGCCCTGGAGCTGAAGGAGGCCATCGAGTCGGTGCTCGCCTCGCAGCAGGGCGGCGCGTATTCCGACGTGTCGCGATTCATTTCCGAGCTGTTCGTCGAACGGCGCAAGGAGATCGCGCTCGCCATCGAAGCGCGTCTCTCGGCGCCCGAGACGAGTCACGTCAGCGGGGTGCCCGTCCTTGCGCCGCAGTCCGTGTCGCGCATCGGTTCGATGGTGGGAACGTCGGCCACCCTGAGTCGCACCCCCGAGCGCGACAGCGGCGCACCGGACTCGATCCGCGTCGAGGTGTCCGGGATCACGCCGGAGCGCAAAGGCCGGCGTTGGGGTGTCGCGGCGACCTTGGCCCTCGCGGTCATCGGTGGTGGCGCGGCCTTCGTCCTGCGGCCGAACGCCGTTTCAACCGTTCCAACGACCGCCGCGCGCAGCATGGAAAGCGCGCCGCCGGCAGCGGCAGTGCCGCCCCCAACGGCGACGAACAGCGCGCCCGCGGCGAAGGTCGAGACGGAGTTGTTGCTCGACGTCGCGCCGTCCCACGCGGAAGTCCTCATCGACGACGTTCGCGTTTTCGGCAAACCGGCGCGCGGTGTCTTTCCACGCGATGGGCAGCTGCACACGATCGTGGCCAAAGCCGACGGGTACGTGCCCAACGTCCAGCAGGTGGCGTTCGACACCTCGAACATTCACCTCGAGATTTCCCTGGAGAAGGAACGCCGGCCCGTTGCGCCGCCGCCCGCACCTGCCGCGCGGCCTCCCGTGGGCAAAGCGCGTCCGCCCGCGCCATCGGCGCCACGTCCCAGCGGCGCGCCGGCGAATGGACCGGCGGCCCCCGCGGCCAGCAATAGCCCTGAAGCGCCCGCGCCTTCGTCCAAGCCGCGCGGCCGCGTCGACCCGCTCGATCCCGGGGATCCCTGGGAAAAGTGA